A single Taeniopygia guttata chromosome 30, bTaeGut7.mat, whole genome shotgun sequence DNA region contains:
- the ELAVL3 gene encoding ELAV-like protein 3 isoform X1 translates to MVTILSTVEAQAPSAAGPSGCGPVPVPVPVVAVPGPGVAAALPNGAPPGPPPVADDSKTNLIVNYLPQSMSQEELRSLFGSLGDIESCKLVRDKVTGQSLGYGFVNYVEAGDADRAIGALNGLKLQTKTIKVSYARPSSASIRDANLYVSGLPKAMGQKEMEQLFSQYGRIITSRILVDQVTGVSRGVGFIRFDKRVEAEEAVRGLHGQKPLGAAEPITVKFANTPGQKSGGALLSLCPGARRYGALHPPPQRFRLDNLLNVAYGVKSPLSLLPRFSPLAIEAVPALAGVGLGTPGPGWCIFVYNLAPEADESVLWQLFGPFGAVTNVKVIRDFATNKCKGFGFVTMTNYEEAAMAIASLNGYRLGDRVLQVSFKTTKQHKA, encoded by the exons ATGGTGACG atCCTGAGCACGGTGGAGGCCCAGGCTCCCAGCGCCGCGGGGCCCTCGGGCTGCGGCCCCGTCCCCGTCCCGGTCCCGGTGGTGGCCGTGCCGGGCCCGGGGGTggcggcagcgctgcccaaCGGGGCCCCCCCGGGTCCTCCCCCCGTGGCCGACGACAGCAAAACCAACCTGATCGTCAACTACCTGCCGCAGTCCATGAGCCAGGAGGAGCTGCGGAGCCTCTTCGGCAGCCTCGGCGACATCGAGTCCTGCAAGCTGGTCCGGGACAAGGTCACCG GGCAAAGCCTGGGCTACGGTTTCGTCAACTACGTGGAGGCCGGCGACGCCGACAGGGCCATCGGGGCCCTCAACGGCCTCAAGCTGCAGACCAAGACCATCAag gtgtcctACGCCCGGCCCAGCTCCGCCTCCATCCGCGATGCCAACCTGTACGTCAGCGGCCTGCCCAAGGCCATGGGGCAGAAGGAAAtggagcagctcttctcccagtaCGGCCGCATCATCACCTCCCGCATCCTCGTGGACCAGGTCACAG GTGTGTCGCGGGGGGTGGGCTTCATCCGCTTCGACAAGCGCGTGGAGGCCGAGGAGGCCGTGCGGGGGCTGCACGGGCAGAAGCCCCTCGGGGCCGCTGAGCCCATCACGGTCAAGTTCGCCAACACCCCCGGGCAGAAATCGGGGGGggccctgctgagcctctgCCCTGGAGCCCGGCGCTATGGGGCCCTGCACCCCCCCCCGCAGCGCTTCcg GCTCGACAACTTGCTGAACGTGGCGTACGGGGTGAAGAG CCCGCTGTCGCTGCTGCCCAGGTTCTCGCCGTTGGCCATCGAGGCGGTGCCGGCGCTGGCCGGGGTGGGCttggggacccccgggccgggctggtGCATCTTCGTCTACAACCTGGCGCCCGAGGCGGACGAGAGCGTCCTGTGGCAGCTCTTCGGGCCCTTCGGCGCCGTCACCAACGTCAAGGTCATCCGCGACTTCGCCACCAACAAGTGCAAAGGCTTCGGCTTCGTCACCATGACCAACTACGAGGAGGCGGCCATGGCCATCGCCAGCCTCAACGGCTACCGCCTGGGCGACCGCGTGCTCCAGGTGTCCTTCAAGACCACCAAGCAGCACAAGGCCTGA
- the ELAVL3 gene encoding ELAV-like protein 3 isoform X2 has protein sequence MVTILSTVEAQAPSAAGPSGCGPVPVPVPVVAVPGPGVAAALPNGAPPGPPPVADDSKTNLIVNYLPQSMSQEELRSLFGSLGDIESCKLVRDKVTGQSLGYGFVNYVEAGDADRAIGALNGLKLQTKTIKVSYARPSSASIRDANLYVSGLPKAMGQKEMEQLFSQYGRIITSRILVDQVTGVSRGVGFIRFDKRVEAEEAVRGLHGQKPLGAAEPITVKFANTPGQKSGGALLSLCPGARRYGALHPPPQRFRLDNLLNVAYGVKRFSPLAIEAVPALAGVGLGTPGPGWCIFVYNLAPEADESVLWQLFGPFGAVTNVKVIRDFATNKCKGFGFVTMTNYEEAAMAIASLNGYRLGDRVLQVSFKTTKQHKA, from the exons ATGGTGACG atCCTGAGCACGGTGGAGGCCCAGGCTCCCAGCGCCGCGGGGCCCTCGGGCTGCGGCCCCGTCCCCGTCCCGGTCCCGGTGGTGGCCGTGCCGGGCCCGGGGGTggcggcagcgctgcccaaCGGGGCCCCCCCGGGTCCTCCCCCCGTGGCCGACGACAGCAAAACCAACCTGATCGTCAACTACCTGCCGCAGTCCATGAGCCAGGAGGAGCTGCGGAGCCTCTTCGGCAGCCTCGGCGACATCGAGTCCTGCAAGCTGGTCCGGGACAAGGTCACCG GGCAAAGCCTGGGCTACGGTTTCGTCAACTACGTGGAGGCCGGCGACGCCGACAGGGCCATCGGGGCCCTCAACGGCCTCAAGCTGCAGACCAAGACCATCAag gtgtcctACGCCCGGCCCAGCTCCGCCTCCATCCGCGATGCCAACCTGTACGTCAGCGGCCTGCCCAAGGCCATGGGGCAGAAGGAAAtggagcagctcttctcccagtaCGGCCGCATCATCACCTCCCGCATCCTCGTGGACCAGGTCACAG GTGTGTCGCGGGGGGTGGGCTTCATCCGCTTCGACAAGCGCGTGGAGGCCGAGGAGGCCGTGCGGGGGCTGCACGGGCAGAAGCCCCTCGGGGCCGCTGAGCCCATCACGGTCAAGTTCGCCAACACCCCCGGGCAGAAATCGGGGGGggccctgctgagcctctgCCCTGGAGCCCGGCGCTATGGGGCCCTGCACCCCCCCCCGCAGCGCTTCcg GCTCGACAACTTGCTGAACGTGGCGTACGGGGTGAAGAG GTTCTCGCCGTTGGCCATCGAGGCGGTGCCGGCGCTGGCCGGGGTGGGCttggggacccccgggccgggctggtGCATCTTCGTCTACAACCTGGCGCCCGAGGCGGACGAGAGCGTCCTGTGGCAGCTCTTCGGGCCCTTCGGCGCCGTCACCAACGTCAAGGTCATCCGCGACTTCGCCACCAACAAGTGCAAAGGCTTCGGCTTCGTCACCATGACCAACTACGAGGAGGCGGCCATGGCCATCGCCAGCCTCAACGGCTACCGCCTGGGCGACCGCGTGCTCCAGGTGTCCTTCAAGACCACCAAGCAGCACAAGGCCTGA
- the CDC37 gene encoding hsp90 co-chaperone Cdc37: protein MVDYSVWDHIEVSDDEDETHPNIDTASLFRWRHQARVERMEQFQKEKEELDKGCRECKRKLAECQRKMKELEVAEPESGKGELEKLQAEAQQLRNEEKSWENKLEELRKKEKNMPWNVDTLSKDGFSKSVVNVKPEEKEETEEQKEKKHKTFVERYEKQIKHFGMLRRWDDSQKYLSDNPHLVCEETANYLVIWCIDLEVEEKHALMEQVAHQTIVMQFILELAKSLKVDPRACFRQFFTKIKTADQQYLEGFTEEVEGFKERVRGRARARLEKALREYEEEERQKRLGPGGLDPVDVYESLPPELQKCFDVKDVQMLQDTISKMDPTEAKYHMQRCIDSGLWVPNAKGGDGAEKGPAEELQKENGAQDEAKP, encoded by the exons ATGGTGGATTACAGCGTGTGGGACCATATCGAGGTCTCGGACGACGAGGACGAGACTCACCCCAACATCGACACCGCCAGTCTCTTCCGATGGCGCCACCAG gccCGTGTGGAGCGCATGGAGCAGTtccagaaggagaaggaggagctgGATAAAGGCTGCCGCGAGTGCAAGCGCAAACTGGCCGAGTGCCAGAGGAAGATGAAGGAGCTGGAAGTGGCCGAGCCGGAgagtgggaaaggggagctggAAAAGCTCCAGGCCGAGGCCCAGCAGCTGAGGAACGAGGAGAAAAGTTGGGAGAAcaagctggaggagctgaggaagaaggagaagaacaTGCCCTGGAACGTGGACACGCTCAGCAAGGATGGCTTCAGCAAg AGCGTTGTCAACGTGAAgcctgaggagaaggaggagacggaggagcagaaggagaagaaaCACAAAACCTTCGTGGAGCGATACGAGAAGCAGATTAAACACTTTG GGATGCTGAGGCGCTGGGATGACAGCCAGAAGTACCTGTCGGACAACCCTCACCTGGTCTGCGAGGAGACAGCCAACTACCTGGTCATCTGGTGCATCGACCTGGAGGTGGAGGAG aaaCACGCGCTGATGGAGCAGGTGGCCCACCAGACCATCGTCATGCAGTTCATCCTGGAGCTGGCCAAGAGCCTCAAGGTGGATCCCAGGGCTTGCTTCCGGCAGTTTTTCACCAAAATTAAG aCGGCGGATCAGCAGTACCTGGAGGGTTTCACGGAGGAGGTGGAGGGCTTCAAGGAGCgggtgcggggccgggcgcgggcGCGGCTGGAGAAGGCGCTGCGCGAGTACGAGGAGGAGGAGCGCCAGAAACGCCTCGGCCCCGGCGGGCTCGACCCCGTGGACGTCTACGAGTCCCTGCCCCCC gagctgcagaaatgCTTCGATGTCAAAGACGTTCAGATGCTGCAGGACACCATCAGCAAAATGGACCCAACC GAGGCCAAGTACCACATGCAGCGCTGCATCGACTCGGGGCTCTGGGTGCCCAACGCCAAGGGCGGGGACGGGGCGGAGAAGGGCCCGGCCgaggagctgcagaaggagAACGGCGCCCAGGATGAGGCCAAACCCTGA